From the genome of Methanobrevibacter sp. TMH8:
ATTTGACCATACTGATTAGTCACACCAACCTTAATAACTTTACCTTTCATATGTAAATAAATGGTCTTACCTTCAAGGAAATTTCCATTTTCATCAGTCAAAGTTACTATAATCTTATTGCCATCTTTTTGGATTGTTATTTTTGTTAGTACTTTTGAAACTTTTGTTTGGCTACTAGCACTACTTGGAAGATACATTTCATCACCAGCATATTTACTTGTGACAGTGTATGTTCCTGCTTTAGTGTATTTGTAGTTGAATTTAGCTATTCCATTTGCATCGGTTTTAGCTGATCCTACTTTTTTACCGTTTATGTAGAAGTCTACTGTAGCGTTAGCTATTGGGTTTCCATCTTTATCAGTTAATTTACTTACCAATGTTACTGTATCTCCAACTTTAACTTCTTTTGGCACATTAATACTAATACTAGTAGGCATTGGTACTAATAATTCACCATTATTAACTAAAATAGTGTAATTTTCATGTCCCTCATAATCACCAGTTACCGGAATAACAGATCCCGGCCCTTGAGTAACTAAATAAGTAGTGTTAGCCTTACCTTCAACAACTTCTACATTTTCATATAAAACACCATTAAGATAAAAACTAATATTCTGACCAGTAACAGTATTACCCATATCATCAGTCAAAGTAGCAAACAAAGTGATTGTAGAACCATTCTTAACAACCCAAGTAGAATTACTTAAGAAAGTAAGATTCAAAACACCCATAGTGCCATTATTATAAATCACATTGGCTAATGCTGCAATATTATTCCCCATAAC
Proteins encoded in this window:
- a CDS encoding Ig-like domain-containing protein, whose amino-acid sequence is MTVGNSTFTGNKANYGGAIYNAGSNVTVGNSTFTGNNATTIGGSIYNKGSMAIFGNVMGNNIAALANVIYNNGTMGVLNLTFLSNSTWVVKNGSTITLFATLTDDMGNTVTGQNISFYLNGVLYENVEVVEGKANTTYLVTQGPGSVIPVTGDYEGHENYTILVNNGELLVPMPTSISINVPKEVKVGDTVTLVSKLTDKDGNPIANATVDFYINGKKVGSAKTDANGIAKFNYKYTKAGTYTVTSKYAGDEMYLPSSASSQTKVSKVLTKITIQKDGNKIIVTLTDENGNFLEGKTIYLHMKGKVIKVGVTNQYGQIIFEYDGPTGTLKASFLGDNQFAPSSASIDISNNNPKAYTINKAEMKNTGMPVAQVLIAILTIFGLISYKRRK